The proteins below are encoded in one region of Juglans microcarpa x Juglans regia isolate MS1-56 chromosome 4D, Jm3101_v1.0, whole genome shotgun sequence:
- the LOC121259946 gene encoding DEAD-box ATP-dependent RNA helicase 42-like, with protein MEEGKHKSRREDSERSRDRERDKARNGEKRPREKKNSDSRRSERESSDSDDKYDREREKHRTRTRDDERERAREKKREREREKEKEKRERAKEKEREREREREKREREREGREREREKEKDRERREREREKEKEREERRMQDREKRRAADGDDDNDDDEVREHDRKRHRRDDDDHRERDCERSSSRPRKHRDDNDESPRRNSGGDHSDMMEKKPTREEELEDEQRRLDDEIEKRRRRVQEWQELRRAKEEAEREKGGEANANEPVSSKTWTLEGESDDEEVPGKLETDMDVDEDARPTNEQAEASVLVDLGNDTDAPTLQNGGDVDAEDDEIDPLDAFMNSMVMPEAEKLKSDLAPSTIDDKNVDLKNKDKKHEGSNGQQPRKGQKQSMGRIMQGEDSESDYDDPENDEDRLDEEDDDEFMKRVKKTKVEKLSLVDHSKIEYQPFRKNFYIEAKEISKMTFEEVAAFRKQLELKLHGKDVPKPVKTWYQTGLTSKILETIKKLNYEKPMTIQAQALPIIMSGRDCIGIAKTGSGKTVAFVLPMLRHIKDQPPVEAGDGPIGLIMAPTRELVQQIHSDIKKFAKVLGIRCVPVYGGSGVAQQISDLKRGTEIVVCTPGRMIDILCTSAGKITNLRRVTYLVMDEADRMFDMGFEPQITRIVQNIRPDRQTVLFSATFPRQVEVLARKVLSKPVEIQVGGRSVVNKDITQLVEVRPENERFFRLLEILGEWYEKGKILIFVHSQEKCDALFRDLLRHGYPCLSLHGAKDQTDRESTIFDFKSNVCNLLIATSIAARGLDVKELELVINFDVTNHYEDYVHRVGRTGRAGRKGCAITFISEDDARYAPDLVKALELSEQAVPDDLKALADSFMAKVNQGLEQAHGTGYGGSGFKFNEEEDEMRRAAKKAQAKEYGFEEDKSDSEDEDEGIRKAGGDISQQAALAQIIAAASKVSTPMPMPGSAAQLLPNGGLPITLPGVGLTIPGTAAVVTGTGLPTIANDTAGAARAAAIAAALNLQQNLAKIQADAMSEHYEAELEINDFPQNARWKVTHKETLGPISDWTGAAITTRGQYFPTGKVPGPGERKLYLFIEGPTEQSVKRAKSELKRVLEDITNQALQLPGGAQPGRYQVL; from the coding sequence ATGGAAGAGGGGAAACATAAGTCTAGGAGAGAGGATTCGGAAAGGAGTCGAGATAGAGAAAGAGATAAGGCGAGGAACGGGGAGAAGAGACCTAGGGAGAAGAAGAACAGCGATAGTCGGAgatccgagagagagagtagtgatTCTGATGACAAATATGacagggagagggagaagcATAGAACGCGGACACGGGATGATGAGAGGGAAAGAGCcagagagaagaagagggaaagagagagggagaaggagaaagagaagagggagagggcgaaggagaaagaaagagaaagggaaagGGAGCGAGAGAAGAGGGAAcgtgagagagaggggagggagagggagagggagaaggagaaggataGAGAAAGAAGGGAGCGtgaaagagagaaggagaaggaaagagaggagaggagaatgCAAGATAGGGAGAAGCGACGGGCAGCTGATGGCGATGACgacaatgatgatgatgaggttAGGGAGCATGATAGGAAGCGGCATAGGAGAGATGACGATGATCACAGGGAGAGAGATTGTGAACGGAGCAGCAGTAGGCCTCGCAAGCACAGGGATGACAATGATGAGAGCCCAAGGAGAAACAGTGGTGGTGATCACTCAGATATGATGGAGAAAAAGCCAACTCGGGAAGAGGAGTTGGAGGATGAGCAGCGGAGATTAGATGATGAAATTGAGAAGCGGCGGAGGAGAGTGCAGGAGTGGCAAGAGTTGAGGAGAGCGAAGGAAGAAGctgagagagaaaagggagggGAAGCAAATGCTAATGAACCTGTGTCTAGCAAGACCTGGACTCTTGAAGGGGAATCTGACGATGAAGAAGTACCGGGAAAATTGGAGACGGACATGGACGTGGATGAAGATGCCAGACCTACAAACGAACAAGCTGAAGCATCAGTTTTGGTCGATTTGGGCAATGACACGGATGCACCCACTTTGCAAAATGGGGGGGATGTTGATGCTGAGGATGATGAAATTGATCCATTGGATGCCTTTATGAATTCCATGGTGATGCCTGAAGCTGAGAAGCTAAAAAGTGATCTGGCTCCCTCAACTATTGATGATAAGAATGTAGACTTGAAGAACAAAGATAAGAAGCACGAAGGAAGCAACGGTCAACAGCCACGGAAGGGTCAAAAACAGTCTATGGGGAGAATAATGCAGGGCGAGGATTCGGAGTCAGATTATGATGACCCTGAGAATGATGAGGATCGGTtagatgaggaagatgatgatgagttcATGAAAAGGGTGAAGAAGACAAAAGTGGAGAAGCTTTCTTTAGTTGACCACTCCAAGATAGAATATCAACCGTTTCGGAAAAATTTTTACATTGAAGCAAAAGAGATCTCAAAGATGACTTTTGAAGAGGTTGCTGCCTTCCGGAAGCAATTGGAGTTGAAGTTACATGGTAAGGATGTGCCGAAGCCGGTCAAAACCTGGTACCAAACTGGACTTACAAGTAAAATCTTGGAGACAATAAAGAAGCTTAACTATGAAAAGCCAATGACAATTCAAGCTCAGGCTCTGCCTATAATTATGAGTGGTCGAGACTGCATCGGCATTGCCAAAACTGGCTCAGGCAAAACTGTTGCGTTTGTGCTGCCAATGTTAAGGCATATAAAGGACCAGCCACCCGTTGAAGCTGGGGATGGACCTATTGGACTAATAATGGCACCTACAAGGGAGCTTGTACAGCAGATCCACAGTGACATAAAGAAGTTTGCAAAGGTACTTGGTATCAGGTGTGTGCCTGTGTATGGAGGTTCTGGTGTTGCCCAACAAATTAGTGATTTGAAGCGGGGCACTGAGATTGTTGTCTGTACTCCAGGCAGGATGATTGACATACTTTGCACCAGTGCCGGGAAAATTACAAATCTGCGTAGGGTCACTTATTTGGTCATGGATGAAGCTGATCGAATGTTTGACATGGGTTTTGAACCTCAAATTACTCGAATTGTGCAAAATATTCGTCCAGATCGCCAAACAGTACTCTTCTCTGCCACTTTCCCACGCCAAGTTGAAGTTTTGGCACGTAAAGTATTAAGTAAGCCTGTAGAGATACAAGTTGGTGGTAGAAGTGTTGTGAACAAGGACATAACACAGTTAGTTGAGGTGAGGCCAGAAAATGAAAGGTTCTTTAGACTGTTGGAAATACTTGGTGAATggtatgaaaaaggaaaaattttgatatttgtcCACTCACAGGAGAAGTGTGATGCTTTGTTCAGGGATCTCCTCAGGCATGGTTATCCTTGCCTCTCATTACATGGGGCTAAGGATCAGACAGATCGCGAGTCCACCATTTTTGATTTTAAAAGCAACGTCTGCAATTTGCTGATTGCAACAAGTATTGCTGCCAGGGGGTTAGACGTGAAGGAGCTTGAATTGGTGATCAACTTTGATGTTACAAACCACTATGAAGACTATGTCCACCGTGTTGGTCGTACAGGCCGAGCTGGTCGGAAAGGCTGTGCCATTACATTTATCTCAGAGGACGATGCAAGATATGCACCAGATCTTGTAAAGGCATTGGAACTCTCTGAGCAAGCTGTTCCTGATGACCTGAAAGCTCTTGCTGATAGTTTTATGGCAAAAGTGAATCAGGGACTTGAGCAAGCCCATGGGACTGGTTATGGTGGAAGTGGTTTTAAATTtaatgaagaggaagatgaaatgAGGAGAGCAGCAAAGAAAGCACAGGCCAAAGAATATGGTTTCGAGGAGGATAAGTCAGATTCCGAAGACGAAGATGAAGGTATAAGGAAGGCAGGTGGTGACATATCACAGCAGGCTGCCTTAGCTCAGATAATTGCTGCTGCCTCCAAAGTCAGTACACCCATGCCAATGCCAGGCTCAGCTGCTCAACTGCTTCCCAATGGTGGACTTCCTATTACGCTGCCAGGCGTTGGTCTAACAATACCTGGAACAGCAGCAGTTGTGACTGGGACCGGCCTGCCTACTATTGCCAATGACACGGCTGGGGCAGCTCGAGCAGCAGCCATTGCAGCTGCTCTCAACTTGCAGCAAAATTTGGCGAAGATTCAAGCTGATGCAATGTCTGAACACTATGAGGCAGAGCTGGAGATAAATGATTTTCCCCAGAATGCTCGATGGAAGGTTACCCACAAGGAAACTTTGGGGCCAATTTCAGACTGGACTGGAGCTGCTATTACCACCAGGGGGCAGTATTTCCCAACAGGTAAGGTGCCAGGACCTGGAGAACGCAAGCTTTACTTGTTCATTGAGGGCCCTACCGAACAGTCTGTAAAGAGAGCTAAATCAGAATTAAAGCGCGTTTTGGAGGACATCACAAACCAGGCATTACAACTGCCTGGTGGAGCCCAACCAGGCAGATACCAAGTTTTATAA